In Bacteroides cellulosilyticus, the genomic stretch TGGATTGGTTATCTTCACCTGGGGAAATGTATCGGCTATTGACCGTGAAACGGGGCTGGTAGTCATCAAACCTAGTGGTGTAAGTTATGACGATATGAAGGCGGAAGACATGGTGGTGGTGGACCTCGACGGCAAGGTAGTGGAAGGACGATTGAAACCGTCTTCAGACACTCCGACCCACGTGGTACTCTACAAGGCTTTCCCTGAAATCGGCGGTGTGGTACACACCCACTCTACTTACGCTACTGCCTGGGCGCAAGCCGGATGTGACATTCCGAATATCGGAACGACACATGCAGATTACTTCCACGATGCCATACCTTGCACGGCAGATATGACAAAGGAAGAAGTGGAAGGAGCGTATGAAATGGAAACCGGAAATGTAATCGTGAAGCGCTTTGAAGGGCTGAACCCTGTACACACGCCGGGAGTACTGGTAAAGAATCACGGTCCTTTCTCTTGGGGAAAAGATGCGCACGATGCTGTACACAATGCAGTGGTAATGGAACAAGTGGCCAAGATGGCAAGCATTGCTTATGCCGTCAATCCGAAACTGACCATGAATCCGCTGTTGGTAGAAAAGCATTTCAACCGCAAGCATGGACCTAACGC encodes the following:
- a CDS encoding L-ribulose-5-phosphate 4-epimerase, with the protein product MLEELKEKVFHANLELVKHGLVIFTWGNVSAIDRETGLVVIKPSGVSYDDMKAEDMVVVDLDGKVVEGRLKPSSDTPTHVVLYKAFPEIGGVVHTHSTYATAWAQAGCDIPNIGTTHADYFHDAIPCTADMTKEEVEGAYEMETGNVIVKRFEGLNPVHTPGVLVKNHGPFSWGKDAHDAVHNAVVMEQVAKMASIAYAVNPKLTMNPLLVEKHFNRKHGPNAYYGQ